From Fusarium fujikuroi IMI 58289 draft genome, chromosome FFUJ_chr07, a single genomic window includes:
- a CDS encoding related to thymidylate kinase produces MASINDLATAAIASSDTADDSTRGAFIILEGLDRSGKTTQVKLLEQRFVEEGKKIKVMRFPDRTTPIGQMIDAYLKSNVEMDDHVIHLLFSANRWEAVKQIQSLLASGTTIVCDRYYHSGIVYSAAKQNPSLTLPWARAPERGLPRPDLVLFLDLTEEQAQARGGWGGEVYERSGMQKRVRELFWGLSMGGKDVAAQGLGLDGGEDWTQEEEDLVVIDAGGSVEEVAEEVWKKVRGRVEQVERGEVGKTVRVVR; encoded by the exons ATGGCTTCAATCAACGATTTGGCTACAGCCGCGATTGCGAGCTCTGATACTGCAGATGACTCAACTCGGGGCGCATTCATCATTTTGGAGGGTTTGGACAGAAGTGGAAAGACTACACAGGTGAAGCTGTTGGAGCAGAGATTTGTCGAGGAGGGTAAAAAGATCAAGGTTATGAGATTCCCTG ACAGGACCACACCTATTGGGCAGATGATTGATGCGTATCTCAAGAGTAATGTCGAGATGGATGACCATGTTATTCATCTATTGTTCAGCGCAAACAGATGGGAAGCTGT CAAACAAATCCAATCTCTACTCGCCTCTGGCACTACAATTGTCTGCGATCGGTATTATCACTCAGGCATAGTCTACTCAGCCGCCAAGCAAAACCCCTCTCTGACCCTCCCTTGGGCACGAGCACCAGAACGCGGTCTCCCCCGACCAGATCTGGTGCTGTTCCTCGATTTGACCGAAgagcaagctcaagctcgaggTGGTTGGGGTGGAGAGGTCTATGAACGATCTGGTATGCAGAAACGCGTACGGGAATTATTCTGGGGTCTGAGCATGGGCGGAAAAGACGTTGCGGCGCAGGGACTTGGGTTGGATGGGGGTGAGGACTGGAcacaggaggaggaggatcttgtGGTGATCGATGCGGGCGGGAGTGTAGAGgaggttgctgaggaggTTTGGAAGAAGGTTAGGGGTAGGGTTGAACAggttgagagaggagaggttGGAAAGACTGTGAGAGTTGTTAGGTGA
- a CDS encoding related to clock-controlled protein 8 (ccg-8), whose translation MERNHMLPDRESESRHVLGPPPARPQSLIAFPPAYSNIASPNAIKFPDVPTDIPTSLPPLARFEADNETKLPPLSSLTSEMALEPTKTWLPLHPMPYPPVLAHSIDSPTRMDLDGSSNSVVSAASPDVLDARAGSVSLDDPDVRLAAEALGDLRAGMLPIPTAIISNVVDFISSPPHRNSSLPVSPPTSGLQSNQPQSPQPEPLLSLLTTTHPLLASTIEGATSAYGGAKNFSPRFRSGAEYVEGYLTPIANTVGSVGRVTGVEGGVRWFLGAGRRQNSSTSDLETGNSKKRRKTDEDEAVSNKRFESEGMQQMSDEQMDTAPSPSSKTMSRRMSTTSTVDTLPAYDELRSPAYTETDANSPRPSRPNSAWQSRLITSTSGLSVAMSHESLRSLKYCLQWLRWANDHIARVISALKTTLDEYEKVPDGQAGEQADPESRSQLAARISSLKGDVLRTLREAINTVSKYAGGALPENARILVRRHLTSLPQRFRVATMTDRNAGQQDSETALTEGAHKVLVLAKEGLDMVVQVSGVVDGTIVSAEQWLDRMGKRRAQEDEKPMLPQTEVNGDVKMG comes from the coding sequence ATGGAGCGCAATCACATGCTTCCTGATCGGGAGTCCGAGTCTCGTCATGTCCTCGGACCACCACCTGCTCGACCTCAATCGTTGATAGCGTTTCCCCCAGCTTATTCCAATATCGCTTCACCCAATGCGATAAAGTTTCCTGATGTTCCTACCGATATACCAACTTCTTTGCCTCCTCTGGCTAGATTCGAAGCCGATAACGAGACAAAGTTACCACCTCTGAGTTCACTTACGAGCGAAATGGCCCTGGAACCGACCAAGACTTGGCTTCCTCTACACCCTATGCCTTATCCACCAGTTCTTGCGCATAGTATTGATAGCCCGACACGAATGGATCTTGACGGGAGCAGCAACAGTGTCGTCAGCGCTGCTTCTCCTGATGTTCTCGATGCGAGGGCCGGTAGCGTCAGCCTTGATGATCCAGATGTGCGACTGGCAGCTGAAGCGCTTGGAGATTTGAGAGCAGGTATGTTGCCAATTCCAACAGCGATCATTTCTAACGTTGTAGACTTTATATCTTCACCACCGCATAGAAATTCCTCTCTTCCAGTTAGCCCACCAACTTCTGGGCTTCAATCGAATCAACCACAGTCGCCGCAGCCTGAACCGCTTCTATCTCTACTTACGACGACTCATCCATTGTTGGCCAGTACAATTGAGGGCGCCACTTCCGCGTATGGTGGTGCCAAGAACTTCTCACCGCGTTTTCGATCTGGCGCCGAATATGTCGAAGGATACCTGACTCCTATTGCGAATACTGTCGGTTCAGTTGGACGAGTGACTGGTGTCGAAGGAGGTGTCAGATGGTTTTTAGGTGCTGGAAGACGACAAAACAGCTCAACGTCGGATTTGGAAACCGGCAACAGCAAGAAGCGACGCAAAacggatgaggatgaggcagTCAGCAACAAGCGATTTGAATCTGAAGGAATGCAGCAAATGAGCGATGAACAGATGGATACAGCGccttcaccatcttcaaagaCCATGTCTCGTCGCATGTCAACTACTAGCACGGTTGACACGCTTCCTGCTTACGATGAGTTGAGATCACCCGCATATACCGAGACTGATGCCAATTCACCGCGACCATCTCGGCCAAACAGCGCCTGGCAGTCACGTCTGATCACGTCTACTTCTGGTCTCAGTGTCGCCATGAGCCATGAGAGTCTGCGCAGTCTCAAATACTGTCTACAGTGGCTTCGCTGGGCCAATGATCACATTGCTCGTGTGATTTCAGCCTTGAAAACAACCCTTGATGAGTACGAAAAGGTGCCCGACGGACAAGCTGGCGAGCAGGCTGATCCTGAGTCTCGCTCTCAACTTGCTGCTCGCATCTCAAGCCTCAAGGGCGATGTCCTCAGAACCCTGCGAGAAGCCATCAATACTGTGTCGAAATACGCAGGGGGCGCATTGCCCGAAAACGCACGAATCCTTGTGCGACGTCATCTCACCAGTCTACCCCAACGATTCCGTGTCGCCACCATGACCGACAGGAATGCCGGGCAGCAAGACAGCGAGACTGCTCTGACTGAAGGTGCACACAAAGTTTTGGTCTTGGCCAAAGAAGGTCTGGACATGGTTGTCCAAGTAAGTGGTGTCGTAGATGGAACAATTGTCAGCGCTGAGCAATGGCTCGACCGTATGGGCAAAagaagagcccaagaagacGAGAAGCCAATGCTTCCTCAAACCGAGGTTAATGGAGATGTGAAAATGGGTTAA
- a CDS encoding related to integral membrane protein, giving the protein MARVFAVEPRVAKGIRILIWALLVAYIPIQILRIVNCYPIRTYWDPDVRNARCLNQRKIFFSDLSLSIVTDLVILLIPIPLTWKLRISIGKRIKIVLLLGAGGIATALTLFRVAKAVDFLNSDDITVDYTPIGILTALEITIGFVCACLPSLNLLIEHHVRKRRRARNPNWPRDRTRTSLFKKRFRWISSSTEHMPSRPNRPSDGMIDLDVEMAMLTGQPVRLRTGRTASAESHDIRPLDHRLNSGDGRREGWLSQNRDEQEEVQDSKFIMRMVEESRARADEGAKESWCPVWDGPRDPMASQGSWKFSVRSH; this is encoded by the exons ATGGCACGAGTTTTTGCTGTTGAACCACGAGTCGCAAAAGGAATCAGGATCTTGATATGGGCTTTACTGGTGGCATACATTCCGATTCAAATCCTTCGGATTGTCAACTGTTATCCCATTCGGACATATTGGGATCCAGATGTCAGAAACGCACGATGTCTCAACCAACGAAAGATCTTCTTTTCAGATCTGTCGCTATCGATTGTCACGGATTTGGTCATTCTGTTGATTCCAATACCGTTGACTTGGAAACTCCGGATTTCGATAGGCAAAAGGATCAAGATCGTGCTGCTTTTGGGGGCCGGTGGAATCGCTACAGCCTTGACACTCTTCCGTGTTGCTAAAGCAGTTGACTTTTTGAACTCGGATGATATCACTGTTGATTATACACCGATTGGCATTCTAAC GGCTCTCGAGATTACTATCGGCTTTGTCTGCGCCTGTCTTCCCTCTCTGAACCTCCTGATCGAGCATCATGTCCGTAAACGTAGACGAGCACGAAACCCAAATTGGCCACGCGATCGAACACGCACATCCCTGTTCAAGAAGCGCTTCCGATGGATCAGTTCGTCTACAGAACACATGCCCTCTCGACCAAATCGGCCTTCAGATGGAATGATTGACTTGGACGTGGAAATGGCCATGTTGACGGGGCAGCCTGTACGATTACGAACGGGACGAACAGCCAGTGCTGAATCCCACGATATCCGACCACTCGACCATCGACTTAATTCTGGCGACGGACGAAGAGAGGGATGGCTGTCTCAGAATCGGGACGAACAAGAGGAGGTCCAGGACAGCAAGTTCATCATGCGAATGGTGGAGGAATCAAGAGCACGAGCAGACGAAGGAGCCAAAGAATCATGGTGTCCAGTCTGGGATGGACCGAGGGATCCCATGGCAAGTCAAGGGAGTTGGAAGTTTAGCGTACGGTCGCATTAG
- a CDS encoding probable Formyltetrahydrofolate deformylase has product MANDHILTLSCPDKSGIVYAVTGIFAANKHNILDLQQFSDPVSERFFMRVHFGPTETESTEHLVEAFDKLATEYKMDYDIRPVARKTRVLIMVSKIGHCLNDLLFRMKTGQLRMEVPVIVSNHPDYAALAESYGIEFHHLPVTKDTKAQQEGQILDLCKKHGIELIVLARYMQVLSPTLCEAMSGRIINIHHSFLPSFKGAKPYHQAYERGVKIIGATAHFVTADLDEGPIIEQRVARVDHSMNPKELSEEGSNVESQVLAAAVRWYAERRLFLNGHKTVVFN; this is encoded by the coding sequence ATGGCTAATGATCACATCCTCACCCTGTCATGCCCTGACAAGTCCGGCATCGTCTATGCCGTGACTGGCATCTTTGCCGCCAACAAGCACAACATTCTCGACCTCCAGCAGTTCTCCGATCCCGTCTCCGAGCGCTTCTTCATGCGTGTTCACTTTGGCCCTACCGAGACAGAGTCCACCGAGCACCTCGTCGAGGCTTTCGACAAGCTCGCTACCGAGTACAAGATGGACTACGACATTAGGCCCGTCGCCCGCAAGACCCGTGTCCTCATCATGGTCTCCAAGATCGGCCACTGTCTCAACGACCTGCTCTTCCGCATGAAGACCGGCCAGCTGCGCATGGAAGTCCCCGTCATCGTGTCGAACCACCCCGACTACGCCGCCCTCGCCGAGAGCTACGGAATCGAGTTCCACCACCTGCCCGTCACAAAAGACACCAAGGCGCAACAAGAGGGCCAGATCCTCGACCTCTGCAAGAAGCACGGCATCGAGCTCATTGTGCTTGCCCGCTACATGCAGGTTCTGTCCCCGACGCTGTGCGAAGCCATGTCCGGccgcatcatcaacatccaccACAGTTTCCTGCCGTCGTTCAAGGGTGCAAAGCCCTACCACCAGGCGTACGAGCGCGGTGTCAAGATTATCGGAGCGACTGCTCACTTTGTCACTGCTGATCTGGACGAGGGTCCTATTATCGAGCAGCGGGTTGCTCGTGTGGATCACAGCATGAATCCTAAGGAGTTGTCTGAGGAGGGATCTAATGTTGAGAGCCAagttcttgctgctgctgtgcgGTGGTATGCTGAGAGGAGATTGTTCCTCAATGGTCACAAGACTgtagtctttaattaa